A stretch of the Rhinoderma darwinii isolate aRhiDar2 chromosome 3, aRhiDar2.hap1, whole genome shotgun sequence genome encodes the following:
- the LOC142750710 gene encoding olfactory receptor 1500-like, translated as MQLLFTNSGSDKIVPQILSSTENNLTVVTEFFLLGFQGGKHFRMILFCLLLVVYCGTICGNLLIITLVSTSKNLHTPMYFFISQLSIGDILLTTNIAPNMFHILPNDGAIITFAGCMTQLYFFCASEAFECLLLTVMSYDRYVAICNPLRYTSIMTSDYCVILAMICWSLGFSITLLDTITISMLVFCEQSIIDHFFCDPLPLLEVACSDTFIIRLELFLLGIPSIFIPTIIIIYSYVNIVLAIIRIPSSIGRSKAFSTCSSHLTVVSIFYWTLFSVYVVPSRGQSLTISKVLSLLYTVFTPMINPIIYSFRNKDIKKAVYDMIHEYRT; from the exons ATGCAG CTGTTGTTCACCAACTCTGGTTCTGACAAGATTGTCCCGCAGATTCTTAGCTCTACG GAGAACAATCTTACTGTGGTCACAGAGTTTTTCCTCCTAGGATTTCAAGGTGGCAAACATTTTAGAATGATCCTGTTCTGTCTTCTCCTCGTGGTTTATTGTGGGACAATATGTGGGAATCTCCTGATCATCACCTTGGTGTCCACCAGCAAGAACCTCCACACTCCAATGTACTTCTTCATCTCACAATTGTCTATAGGTGACATCTTGTTAACCACAAATATTGCCCCCAACATGTTTCATATTTTACCTAATGACGGGGCAATAATCACTTTTGCTGGTTGTATGACTCAGTTGTATTTCTTCTGCGCCTCTGAAGCATTTGAatgtcttctcctcacagtgatgtcctatgacagatatgtggccatctgTAATCCCCTCCGTTACACTTCTATCATGACCAGTGACTATTGTGTAATATTGGCAATGATCTGTTGGTCACTTGGCTTCTCAATTACTTTGCTCGACACCATAACAATATCTATGCTTGTATTTTGTGAACAAAGTATCATTGACCACTTCTTCTGTGATCCGCTACCGTTACTAGAAGTTGCCTGTTCTGACACCTTCATAATCCGATTAGAACTCTTCCTACTAGGCATACCATCCATCTTCATACCAaccataataataatttattCTTATGTTAATATTGTTCTTGCTATCATAAGGATTCCGTCCAGTATTGGTAGAAgtaaagccttctccacctgtagtTCCCACCTCACTGTGGTCTCAATATTTTACTGGACTCTGTTCAGTGTTTATGTCGTTCCAAGTAGAGGACAATCATTGACCATCAGTAAAGTCCTATCACTGCTTTACACTGTATTTACCCCTATGATTAACCCTATAATTTATAGTTTCAGGAATAAAGATATTAAGAAAGCTGTATATGACATGATCCATGAATATAGAACTTGA